A genomic region of Peptococcaceae bacterium contains the following coding sequences:
- a CDS encoding zf-HC2 domain-containing protein, translating into MMPKECRLIRELLPLYAENLVSEETVEYIKEHLTECDHCTQEWELFIRPLPDPLPMEKLSPHKNFENRLFGRLKKTITVIVLLLVIGGAGLAYASYIVGKHIVMDDPAYRFAEELNLFTEIKQTKTVDGLQVTVDKGLFDSTRSVLFIRFSNPGKTMPQVSLADEEGHQYEQKSGKSWQNKYFMLEFEPLRLETQKVNVSLALGDQEKEQAEFTFPVDVVKTAQYTKIIYPNQEKKLPNLKIILEKAVLGVSEAEFKVRFDWPVDGSVAGIALGRGTVYFPTSVTKAPDTPPPAGMGAPPPGGLMSSYAATYGVNYRPQDPPENRPALYDLTGRQEVAAQKGEYRTTQFPCQVVATLKFAPVKQETEQMELLLPPVYLYKKVEDSPKLYLNFEDKNELNLERSVSFPQGKVIIEKAWLEKNTVYLSYRLESSAKPETILPHFVLTDTQGMKQGELRFEREKPQVIMFSLHNEEAQEFYLSLDSMGQLLSREKFALDLRKK; encoded by the coding sequence ATGATGCCGAAAGAATGTAGACTTATCCGCGAGTTGTTACCCTTATACGCGGAGAACCTGGTTAGTGAAGAAACAGTTGAATATATTAAAGAGCATTTGACCGAGTGTGACCATTGTACCCAGGAATGGGAGTTGTTTATCCGGCCCCTGCCGGACCCTCTACCAATGGAGAAATTATCTCCTCACAAAAACTTTGAAAACAGGTTATTCGGCAGGCTGAAGAAAACGATTACAGTTATAGTACTACTGCTGGTCATCGGCGGGGCGGGGCTGGCCTACGCTTCCTACATTGTAGGGAAACACATCGTGATGGATGATCCTGCCTACCGCTTTGCCGAGGAATTGAACCTTTTCACGGAAATTAAGCAGACCAAAACAGTAGATGGCCTCCAGGTTACTGTAGATAAAGGGCTTTTTGACAGTACGCGTAGCGTCCTCTTTATCCGGTTTTCCAACCCGGGGAAAACAATGCCCCAGGTCAGCCTGGCTGATGAAGAAGGACATCAATACGAGCAGAAAAGCGGCAAGAGCTGGCAGAACAAGTACTTTATGCTGGAGTTTGAGCCTTTGCGATTGGAAACCCAGAAGGTAAACGTATCTCTGGCCCTAGGGGATCAGGAAAAAGAACAGGCAGAATTTACTTTCCCCGTGGATGTGGTTAAAACTGCGCAATACACAAAGATTATCTATCCCAATCAAGAGAAAAAGTTGCCGAATCTTAAGATTATCCTGGAAAAGGCCGTACTGGGTGTGAGTGAAGCGGAGTTTAAGGTACGGTTTGACTGGCCGGTGGATGGTTCGGTGGCCGGTATTGCCCTGGGCAGGGGTACGGTCTATTTTCCCACCTCTGTGACCAAAGCTCCCGATACACCACCGCCTGCGGGGATGGGTGCTCCACCTCCAGGCGGGTTGATGTCCAGTTATGCGGCCACTTACGGAGTAAATTACCGTCCTCAAGACCCACCCGAAAACCGTCCTGCCCTCTATGATTTGACGGGGCGCCAAGAAGTAGCCGCCCAAAAAGGCGAATATAGAACAACCCAGTTCCCCTGCCAGGTTGTGGCCACCCTAAAATTTGCTCCGGTGAAACAGGAAACGGAACAGATGGAGTTGCTCTTGCCGCCGGTATATCTTTATAAAAAGGTAGAAGATTCGCCTAAACTTTATCTCAATTTCGAGGACAAAAATGAGCTTAACCTGGAGAGAAGTGTTTCCTTCCCTCAAGGGAAGGTGATTATAGAAAAAGCCTGGTTGGAAAAGAATACTGTTTACCTTAGTTATCGCTTAGAATCCTCCGCGAAACCTGAGACCATTTTACCTCATTTTGTACTCACCGATACCCAGGGTATGAAACAGGGGGAACTTCGCTTTGAGAGGGAAAAGCCGCAGGTAATCATGTTTTCTCTGCACAATGAGGAGGCCCAAGAATTCTACTTAAGCCTTGACAGTATGGGGCAGTTGCTGTCCAGGGAGAAATTCGCCCTGGACCTGCGGAAGAAGTAA
- a CDS encoding DUF4846 domain-containing protein, with protein MKGRKVVGVSMKRIYALLLILILAFCGCSAKPGQTEPVPTGKPVAVNPEASTLGERFSVPAGYERVAAGEHSFGEYLRTLPLKPHGARVKYYNGKTKSRDVYEAVVDLDIGNRDLQQCADAVIRLRAEYLFKEKKYGDIHFNFTSGFTAEYSKWRDGYRVAVQGNYASWVKTAAYSTEYKDFRKYLDTVFAYAGTLSLAKELVTIKPEDMQIGDVFIQGGSPGHCVIVVDMAQNPKTGEKIFMLAQSYMPAQDIQILKNPDNAAISPWYSVNFGDVLNTPEWTFNKGDLKRFG; from the coding sequence ATGAAAGGTCGAAAGGTCGTTGGTGTATCGATGAAACGTATTTATGCCTTGCTGTTAATACTTATTCTGGCTTTCTGTGGCTGCTCGGCCAAACCTGGACAAACCGAGCCAGTTCCCACGGGGAAGCCGGTTGCGGTTAATCCTGAAGCCAGCACCCTGGGGGAGCGGTTCTCAGTACCTGCAGGGTATGAGAGGGTTGCCGCCGGGGAGCATTCTTTTGGGGAATATCTGCGGACCTTGCCCCTGAAACCTCATGGAGCCAGGGTTAAGTATTACAACGGCAAAACTAAAAGCAGAGATGTGTATGAAGCGGTGGTGGACCTGGATATTGGCAACCGTGACTTGCAGCAATGCGCTGATGCCGTCATTAGACTGCGGGCAGAATATTTGTTTAAAGAGAAAAAATATGGCGATATTCATTTCAACTTTACCAGCGGGTTTACTGCCGAATACTCCAAATGGAGAGACGGGTACAGGGTAGCTGTACAGGGGAACTACGCCAGTTGGGTGAAAACTGCCGCTTACTCCACCGAGTATAAGGACTTCAGAAAATACCTGGATACTGTTTTTGCTTATGCCGGAACGCTCTCCCTGGCCAAGGAGCTGGTCACCATAAAGCCGGAAGATATGCAAATCGGCGATGTCTTTATCCAGGGGGGCAGCCCCGGTCATTGCGTCATCGTGGTGGATATGGCTCAGAACCCGAAGACCGGGGAGAAAATCTTCATGCTGGCCCAGAGCTATATGCCAGCCCAGGATATTCAAATCCTGAAAAATCCTGATAATGCAGCCATTAGCCCCTGGTATTCCGTTAATTTCGGGGACGTGCTGAACACACCGGAATGGACCTTCAATAAGGGAGATTTAAAGAGGTTTGGATAG